In the genome of Leptidea sinapis chromosome 44, ilLepSina1.1, whole genome shotgun sequence, the window CTTAATACTAATCACAgaagaataatattgtaataataagaaGGCAATGACGTTCTAAATACAGATATAGACAAATCATGGCGTATAAATACAAAGCCGCAATATGGAACATTGTAATAGTCACTTACGGAGGATCCGTTTTGATGAATACTTTTTTAGAGTTACCTATGTTTCGTCTCTGTTCCCAATATTTGTTATCAACTTCAAACATCTAGGGTTAGGCTTAGGTACGCTTACCTAAAAGGCTGACAATGCTTCTGTATTTCCTCGAGAGGCCTAGGGCGCAGTTTGAGTATGGAATGCATGTAGATTTTCATCACGTGTACCCCTTTTATGTTTGCCCCctcatatattataaaaagacaTTAACGATAAAAGCAAAAAATTCTGCCTACCATCATTCGTCTTTTGCTACGCTCACTATTTATAcccgaatatttaaaaaactctCGATAAAACACATTGACtgtatcaaataataatttcttgaGAATTTTTGTTCTTCATGTTGTTCAATCTATTGCCAGGTTACCAACACTGAATAATTTAAAACCACCTTCTCcattaaaatcttaaatagGAATTTCAATCCTTTGATTCACCGGATTACAATAGGTTGATGGTGGTAGGCCATTGACAGTCCTCATACCTACGCTAAAAATTGTACACTTTATAATTCTAGTGATCTCACAGACCACAGTATCTACTCATAGAAAACCAATACTTACGTAGGTACCTATTGCCAGCTTAGGCAGGCCTGTCTTCCTACACTCCCGTGTAGTTGTCGAAAGCGTAAGTACATGCGGTAGCCTCTACAGAGAGGCTATCCAGTAAGGAGTAGTGAATAGTGAAGCACGCGTGAGCACTGAGCATTGCTAGTCACCTTACTACACTGGTCCAACCGATCATTGAAAAATGGAGAACCATAAAAAACGCAATGCATGTTAAAGGTCATTGcaatccaaaaaaatatttttaagcttcctaaagacgctgaaacaattaatttaaagtgattattaattttgaaattaccattcatgatagctacctttTTATTTCtaactaagtaggtttgactacgTCGTGGTCTtgcaacgcatacattactatctgcaactattGTAGGATTGAcaacgaaataatattaatttaaaattacgattacatacctatttatattatagaggaaaccacagaacacttttactctaacgaggaagaaactgagctattttttaaGTTACCTAACCTTTTACTCGTTAGGTACAGGTAAGAGTCACgtgatagaaagagaggcaacttttAGGTGGATTAAAATTTAGAATAAAAGCGCTGTGCAAtttgaattacaccttattgcatggccgcaagagtccctatttctttcattgattttgcagagtgagtcttaatatattctttattaaaatatattctttggcaTAGGACTGGAATCTTAAGGATCGCTTCGAAATGAgaacaacttcaatattttaaaatgatatatttgaCATAATTTACACTTATTCATTTCAATTTCCAAGCCTCTACagaattattgatttattttgaaaagcttaaaacaaatataaattaaataggcattattaaaaacaaattaaatgccAGCTTTTGTATTTctcatggttttaaaatatCCACCACTAAAGGTTTACTTTCGGGAAAATATCTTTTACTCAAGTCATCACTACAGGGATGGCAGGAAACTCGATCAATATTAACTCGCATACAGTCAAATGAGCAGAATGAAACTAGTTTACAGACAccacataaaatataatcatcTTCTAGAGGTAAAGCACATTCGAAGCAGACATTGAACttatttttctgaaaaaaaagagagctcatttaattttaataattttgtattatttgtgtttaatatttatacaatatttatatattttaattattgtgcttcttaaaataaaacacaagagCAATTATGCTCGCTGGTCATATAATGTTACGTGATTATTGACATTAGGGGTTTTGCAAAAGATTTTTGAAGTCTGGCCCACTTGAAACAAGAAAATCGTTCTATGATTGGAATAATCATAAGCGTGAATGAAGGTATTATTGAGGAGAACACTGAACCGGGTATATATATCGAaccaacgatatatttaataatcctTTGAATGAAGTATATAACTAATTACGGCGAACGAAAACTGTTATGCTATCATAATTCTCTATAGAAATAGTATGTCTAACTGGGTGAGTTAATAAGAAGCGAGACCTATTCTTTCTTTCGTTATTTATAAATGGACACTGCTGCCACCAAGCAGAAGTATACAAGCACTATTTGTTTAAAGGTTTGAGATCTCTCTGCCTGGACCTAATGGTAGGCAACTTCTATCTCAAAACAGGGTTTCTACTTGGTATATTAGTACGTTACTATCACGCCGTTCAATATACtggctataaaaataaattatatagaaCAGTCGGGTAACACGTGAGTAGgtctttaaatgtaaaaaatctcATCCAACTGTACATACTTTCGAGTTTTGCGAAGAAAAACTTTCCCTGTAACTTCactttttatactttataataaatataataaagtgcCGTTGGCCTTATGTATAACAATCAATCCTCAATCACCTTTGGTTTGGccttacaattataataactttactatgtcatatattattgtgtttatggcccaaaaataataataatataatacattaccGCTTCCATAGTTTCTGGCTGTACATAAGAACGTTTCCAGCATAAATCCTGCATGGCATATTTAGAATTGCCAAAATATTGATTCAACATGTGGCGTACATCTTTCTCTATTAGCCCTTTCACAACAGCCGTTACTTTCGATCCTAAATTTAAATCTCTTTTATCAGGATCAAAGTAACGCCAAGCTAAAAAAGTCACTATGCAGAGCAAGTGTTTTAGAACTgtcatatctttatatatttgattctTGGTCGTTCCTAGAATTTTCCAAATTTCGAGGCATCGATGAGGCGTTACCCATAAACCgatacatttcttttttttccATTCATTTAGAATTAAATTCCAATGCCGGTGCTtgaatcttaaaaaaaataccatataATGTTAGTCTGTTAAGTCATAGATTATAGATTTCTCTAATCTCTATACACATTATGCAACTACTTGGATTAAACCGACAAGCAGAATGAAATGATTAAcgttaaagttaataaaatttatctaatcaatttaaatttaatttcccTATAAGTAAGCCAGAAAGTCACAAACACCTTTGGCGTATCTAAGCCTTGTCCACATACAACGAACAACGGCTTTCGAAAGCTCTCTTCCGCTCCATGGTTCTTCTCTTCGTCGAATTCATTCTATGAGGACCCGCCTACTATGAAAATGGCGCGCATTCAAAAATCGTAGAAAATTGGAAATATGcatatctttattttataagGGAAAAAACAACGTGTTTACGATTATTAGCTTAAGTCTTATTAACGCTTTTCTTAACAGGTTATTTGTTACATAAACATACCAACATCTGTTCTCtcaatttctttttaataaagtaaGATAAAATCTTGAACAAAAGCGATTCAAAGGAGGATTCAttccgcgtgcaacgcagagcagctcgaattgttggggacccagtgctctgtgaacggctggatcacttggcgttgcgtagagacgtcgcttcattgtgtgtcttctaccgcatttatcacgggagtgttccgaagagctgtttaacctgattcctgccgccgaattccaccttcgcacgacacgtcaaaagttaggatatcatccccaccatctggatgtgtggcggtcctccacagtgcggtttttaaggagctttcttttctacaaagctgtggaatgagcttccttatgcggtgtttccgggacgatacgacatggtaccttcaaaaaagcgcgtacactttccttaaaggctggcaacgctcctgtgattcctctggtgttgcaagagattgtgagcggcggtgatcacttaacaacaggtgacccgtacgctcgtttgtcctcctattccatacaaaaaaaaatgagataCTTCTTAAGGAATTCTTATACATTCGCATACAGACTTCGTAAGTAAATGCATTTTTGAGCAAGTGTGTTAAAAGCTTTTACTGATAGCGCTAGGTGAAGGAATTCGAGATGGCCATTGGAcggaaaatgtttatttatcgTAGGGCAAACGTGCTTGCAGGTCGTTTGATAGTGTCGCAAACTATGCTCACTTCATTACAGGAACTCAAGACAAGACAAGCAGTCCAAACCATTAAGTCTATATTGTCCTTACGTTGTCATATTTTTAGACTACTATTTCCGCAAGTAGAAAAAGATCCGTATAACATCGTCGCTTGACGAATTAATATTGTCAAGTTAACGTGGAGTGCCCCATGAATTACCGATTAGTCTATCAGCGTGTTCTTGTATAAATTTATGatgtataattttacaaaacgtGAAATGGTATCTCATACTCTTTCTCACATTTTATGAAGAAGAAATTAAGATTCAATATAAAGAATGTACTCAAGTTTACAAAAGCTTCTGTCGCGTGCAGCGCATGCTTCATATTCTCGAAAGACTCAAATATATCAACCCtgatcaagtgtgttttgtCACTATCTTTATATAACTGTACATTGGAGACAAAATACTATTGATCTCGGATTACTTATCGAAATACCTTTTGAATTACGGACCTCAGTTTGGTATGTAGTATGCACATGCATATAATTGTAACCGACTTCGGGTTCGTGACGCTAGACAATTTCGAGCAACGTGTGTTATGTTCGACCCTCGCTTGGTATTTTCTAGCAGGAATGCTAAAATTCCAGCTGACAAAGTACAACTTTTCGCAACTGTGATGACTTTGAACTGCGGACTGCATGCTTTGCACCAAGTTTGTTGATGGACTAACATAAAATATGCTTACTTATTTATTGTGGCCACAAGCTCCTTCACCAAGCCTCCCTGAATCCAGCGAATATGCAATAGCCTCGCGCACTCCTTCACCAAATCTATAGCTTGTTTGTAATCCTCTTTATCATCACTCAGAGCTATTGCTTTTGTTGGATCATTTTTACTGTCAGGTTTTTTTGATTTCGACGCCGGGGCAGaagcttaaaataaaaagtactagTAATTTTTTCCcgagcataaaaaataaaatatgaggaGATGGGAGaacaaagtcaccgatataATCCAAGTTGGTTGCgaagctgaagtggcagtgggcagggcacatagctcgacggacagatggccgttggggcaggtaagtcctcgaatggcgaccacgtaccgtaagacatagtgttggtaggccccctacaagatggactgacgatctggtcaagatcgccggaatacgttggacgatggcagcgcaggaccgatcgtcatggtgatctttggggaaggcctttgtccagctgtggacgtcttccggctgatgaggATGATGATGATCccatatttacttaaaatatagaCAACGATAAGATAATGCTTTAAATAGAACTTCACCTACTTGAAGGGGCTCCCTTTCCATGCGAGTTTTCTAATTCCACTAACGTTTTCGTTGCGAAAACAAAGATATTGGCATATGCTTCGTCTCCGCTTTTACATGGTAATAACGGATCCGCACCGTATAACAGCAAGTTCGTAAGCTTgaaaagaatttattttatgtatcgtTTCTCAAGGGTCAAACTGCTACTTATTATGGTCATACTTTATGtaacattaatacaataattaaaaacccCCAATGCTCAAAAGACGAAAAAAATGTAACAACCAAAGATTCAGCGGCATTTCAGCCCAATGaattgaatatattaaataaaacacttttaaaggattaaaacgcgtgtgatTGTAACTGTGTTATTCCATTAGATTTTTGGGTAGTTAAGACAAAGATAATACtattaattgaatataataGTTAAGATCGTAACACCAAAGTGCAAAATGTATAGAACAACTTCGCAACAGGTAATAGGcgacaagtggataaaggcggtATGGTGGAGGCAGAGGACAATAGCCGGCAATCACTACCTGAGTGCCAGCGGAGCACTCGGAGTAGCACACTTCTgagttattaaaacaataattctattatgaaattattaaatttcaatctgcctattaatgaattataaattattattaggtaagtcaaatgtaaattttattgttaaatatcatttatttccgttaaattaaatgttttatttaaaatttacagcAGTTGTTGGCCGCACGCTCCAAGTACCTtggttaataatttttgttggtTAACTTTGTTGTTGACAATTCCGGAAGGGTGGATGAAGTATCACAAGAGAAGTAAGTTTGAATGGGAAGGTCCCATTATGCGCGAAACGGAGATATTTGCAACGAGTTATGCAGAATTAATCTAATGAACAACGTTCGATGAACGAAAAATCAGATATTACATTATGATCTTACCGTGTGTAATCTTTGACTGCCGTTAATGCTTTTGAAGTATTGCAAGCAAAACATCTTAACAAGAATGTTTTGATTCTGGTCATTGATGATACAGTTAAGGTTTGTCTTTGAGCCTTTTATGAAGACCTCTAAGATATCAATACTTTTCGACATTGCGAAGTCGATCGCTGATCGTCCAAGAAACTGAGCAGCTGGGTTACAATTGTTATCTAGCAATAGATCTACCAATTGGTAGCGAACCTAGAAACGAAATAAACTTCCTTTGataatgaaacaattttatttgtaatgtagAATTTTATCTAAATGTGAGAAAATggtctataatatatttatgttggaCTTCAACGGATATGTAATCAGATCATCCTAGTCGACGGGTAGTATGCAGGTAATTGACTTTTTCAtcaacaatataaaattataataacctcTTCTTCAATATCGGTTTCCAAATTCCTCGCAACAACAGCATGCAGGAGCGTGGGACCAACTCCTATAACTCCGTTTAGGTCACTATTGTCTGAATACGGTACTCTACGATCAGCATCCGCTCCACATTCTAGGAGCACTTTGACCACATTAAAGTTTTCGTGTGTAAATTCACGAGATATTGCAATATCCAATGGGGAATAATTCATTgactaaaatgaaaaaatatttttacacgttgtttttaaatgttaatgGGCTGCACTTTTGCACCATAAATACTTGCTTAAGTGAATAAGAGggcaaattaatttataataatataccttaAGCTAAGTGATCACCATGCTTTATGTTTTATTTGCCTTGTTACTGCACGGAATCAAAACAAGAGAAGTTGCAAAGGGGTTAATTTAATGACATGAGACGACGAATGGACACCGTTGGACATGAAGTcacttaacaaaaatataaaaatttaatactgAAGTTATATTTACCTGTCGATATACTTCATTGACATCAGCTCCGTGTTCTACTAATGCAGTTATAATATCCGGAGAGTTGCTTAAAATTGCCATGAATAAAGCTGAATGTGGACAACGGACCAATCTTGGGTCTGCACCATTTATTAATAGCTCGAAAATCGTTTGTTTAATCTTATTCAACctatatgtataattaaaataattgttataaatattagcgttattaatataatacctaGGCAGTTTTCGACACCAAATTGATCACTTTTATTTTTGGAGATTTTCTGTGATGggtatatttgttttgtgtatgTTGTATTAAGGACTTAATACTATTTGTTAATATGTACTTTCAAATcgctttcaaataaattatgagtttatattatagttcatacaaaaataatattatgaaagacCCAATACACGATCAtaatatcacaaaatcgatTGAGTTGTAAAAAGTACTCAGCTCTTAGTTTTAATTGGCCTTGCtatgataaatattttgaatcgaatagaataatatttcaGTACATACATATCCAGTCTTATTCTTTCAGCACTACTCAATGATACGCAATCAATAATATCTTTACTTGTACATATATTATCTTTACTAGGTTTGGCAGTATCTTTAGCTTTAGATACagttttttttggtaatttatctgtattctttttttgttcaTCCTCCATATTTTCTATATCCCTGATCATATCATTAACTTGAAAGGCATAAGCAGCCAGGTTAGTTGGGGCTGGACCAATTAGCAAATTGTTCACTATGATTGTATATTCTTTTAAAGCTTTGTCGTGAATGTCCATTTCCTCTGATACAGAATCAAATGAGTCCGTTTCATCTAGTAATTTTATAGGTGCATCAACTTTTTTTGGGCTCTTGTCTTTCAAGGATATTAGAGATTTAATTTTCCTGTTACTTATATTCTTAGTTTTGCTTGAGTTTTTATGTAAGCTTCCAGTTATATTTTGAGACGTTAGCTCCCGATTAATGTTCCACTCAACTGCTTGTGGTGctatcattataaaaataataatatatttattttatttttaaatgtaggtAGGTATACTATAAAAGACAATAGTTACACTTGTGTCTTCACGAGTGTAACTATTGTCTTACGTaggaatttattatctttaatatatTAACTTACGAGTTATTGGAACTTCTGGAGGTGGTAGAAATGTTTGAAGAATTATGTTATTTGAAATATCTTTGTATGCACACATGTATCTGATGAGCGCAACTCCAAGAGCCGTGCAAcaagaatcattaaaattatctaCATTGGCGCCTGCCTCTACGAGAAAACGTATAACATTGACTTGATCACCACTctacaataaaaacaatgagATTGTTGTCtttgaaatgtaataaatataaaatataaatagtttttgtgGGACAAACTTACAGTAGCATACATGAGAGGAGAATTCCCCTGAGAATCCATTACGTTTGCACAAGCTTTATTACTATTGACTAGCTCTGCAACATTTGAAGTATAACCTAAGTAGCTCGTTAAAAGTAAAGTTCTAGAGTTGATTTCGTCTACTCCAGGACGCCGAAAGTGGTGTCTTGCTCCAGATAAAATTGGATAGATATCGACTTCATCACTATCCCTTTGATATTCATGTTGGAATGAGTGTGTGAACATATTTATCATTTCATTCGAGTTATTCCACGCATAGTACCTTTCAGTTTCAGGTGTTTCAAGATTTTCAAATATGtcctaaaataaatactttgtttacccaaaaaattaatttaatcaacCTTGGAACTTGTAATAGCAATACATGTATACCTGGATATTTTTGGAATTAAGATGAGTATTAGTTTCTAGTATTTTATagattttgttgtaataattgAATTCAAAAAATTCAACGGGGCATAGAGGGCTATTGTGGTCTGTGCAATTTTTTGGATATAACTTATTCCACTTATCTACTGCCATTTTGGGATCAGCCCCGTACTTTTTAAGTAAATCGATAGCACTATTGGTTTCTCCAATCAGTCTTTCACTCGCTGTCAATAAAGTCCGCATTGCTTCGACAAAATTTCGTCCAAGGGGGGTCGCCATGAAGTCGGGAATGACGCTGGGCGAGACTGGAGACCAGGCTAGTCTGACCAATTGAGCACCTCTCCAAAGTCCAACATCGTTATTCATTTTTGCATCAGATTGTACTCCCGGACCAAATCTTATGTTGTTACAAAATAAGCCCTGAAATTATTTGccctataaaattaaaatgtagatATAGATGTAAATTCTGACTGTCTATGTTTTGCGTAAGGTTATTGAAGACTTTTAGTagcaaaatcattattttaccATTCAGCCAAAAATTAACTCAACTCTGAATGTTTTTCCGTCAGGAAAAGACATAAGTCCATAGCCGTGCATGgtgttgttataaaaatatcctTCGTACGTGTGATCCACGCCTGCCTCTCCACGTATCCTCCAGCGATATTCACCTCGCCCATGCATCGAGTTCCGAGTGAAACAGCCTCTATAAGTTTCTAGCGACTAAAATCATTATGAAAACTTTTTAAGCATATAATTATAACGGCATGGTAAGGTCATATGGTGttggataaattaaaaaataataatagcatgGAGGATCAAAGTCACAgacatagctcaaatgattgcgaaactgaagtggaagtgggcagggcacatagcccgactgacagatggccggtggggtagaaaagtcctcgaatgacacgCACCGGTacacgcagtgttggtaggcccccacaagatggaccgacgatctgttcaagatcgccggaatacattggatgagggcagcgcaggaccgatcgtcgtggagatctttaggggaaGCCTTtatccagctgtggacgtctta includes:
- the LOC126977222 gene encoding ankyrin repeat and MYND domain-containing protein 1-like isoform X1 — translated: MTTVVKLRGVNRTNTKKSWPYDQYYTGERDAKYRKNGSGENNWSGAKSLETYRGCFTRNSMHGRGEYRWRIRGEAGVDHTYEGYFYNNTMHGYGLMSFPDGKTFRGLFCNNIRFGPGVQSDAKMNNDVGLWRGAQLVRLAWSPVSPSVIPDFMATPLGRNFVEAMRTLLTASERLIGETNSAIDLLKKYGADPKMAVDKWNKLYPKNCTDHNSPLCPVEFFEFNYYNKIYKILETNTHLNSKNIQDIFENLETPETERYYAWNNSNEMINMFTHSFQHEYQRDSDEVDIYPILSGARHHFRRPGVDEINSRTLLLTSYLGYTSNVAELVNSNKACANVMDSQGNSPLMYATSGDQVNVIRFLVEAGANVDNFNDSCCTALGVALIRYMCAYKDISNNIILQTFLPPPEVPITPPQAVEWNINRELTSQNITGSLHKNSSKTKNISNRKIKSLISLKDKSPKKVDAPIKLLDETDSFDSVSEEMDIHDKALKEYTIIVNNLLIGPAPTNLAAYAFQVNDMIRDIENMEDEQKKNTDKLPKKTVSKAKDTAKPSKDNICTSKDIIDCVSLSSAERIRLDMLNKIKQTIFELLINGADPRLVRCPHSALFMAILSNSPDIITALVEHGADVNEVYRQSMNYSPLDIAISREFTHENFNVVKVLLECGADADRRVPYSDNSDLNGVIGVGPTLLHAVVARNLETDIEEEVRYQLVDLLLDNNCNPAAQFLGRSAIDFAMSKSIDILEVFIKGSKTNLNCIINDQNQNILVKMFCLQYFKSINGSQRLHTLTNLLLYGADPLLPCKSGDEAYANIFVFATKTLVELENSHGKGAPSTSAPASKSKKPDSKNDPTKAIALSDDKEDYKQAIDLVKECARLLHIRWIQGGLVKELVATINKFKHRHWNLILNEWKKKKCIGLWVTPHRCLEIWKILGTTKNQIYKDMTVLKHLLCIVTFLAWRYFDPDKRDLNLGSKVTAVVKGLIEKDVRHMLNQYFGNSKYAMQDLCWKRSYVQPETMEAKNKFNVCFECALPLEDDYILCGVCKLVSFCSFDCMRVNIDRVSCHPCSDDLSKRYFPESKPLVVDILKP
- the LOC126977222 gene encoding ankyrin repeat and MYND domain-containing protein 1-like isoform X2, encoding MTTVVKLRGVNRTNTKKSWPYDQYYTGERDAKYRKNGSGENNWSGAKSLETYRGCFTRNSMHGRGEYRWRIRGEAGVDHTYEGYFYNNTMHGYGLMSFPDGKTFRGLFCNNIRFGPGVQSDAKMNNDVGLWRGAQLVRLAWSPVSPSVIPDFMATPLGRNFVEAMRTLLTASERLIGETNSAIDLLKKYGADPKMAVDKWNKLYPKNCTDHNSPLCPVEFFEFNYYNKIYKILETNTHLNSKNIQDIFENLETPETERYYAWNNSNEMINMFTHSFQHEYQRDSDEVDIYPILSGARHHFRRPGVDEINSRTLLLTSYLGYTSNVAELVNSNKACANVMDSQGNSPLMYATSGDQVNVIRFLVEAGANVDNFNDSCCTALGVALIRYMCAYKDISNNIILQTFLPPPEVPITPPQAVEWNINRELTSQNITGSLHKNSSKTKNISNRKIKSLISLKDKSPKKVDAPIKLLDETDSFDSVSEEMDIHDKALKEYTIIVNNLLIGPAPTNLAAYAFQVNDMIRDIENMEDEQKKNTDKLPKKTVSKAKDTAKPSKDNICTSKDIIDCVSLSSAERIRLDMLNKIKQTIFELLINGADPRLVRCPHSALFMAILSNSPDIITALVEHGADVNEVYRQSMNYSPLDIAISREFTHENFNVVKVLLECGADADRRVPYSDNSDLNGVIGVGPTLLHAVVARNLETDIEEELTNLLLYGADPLLPCKSGDEAYANIFVFATKTLVELENSHGKGAPSTSAPASKSKKPDSKNDPTKAIALSDDKEDYKQAIDLVKECARLLHIRWIQGGLVKELVATINKFKHRHWNLILNEWKKKKCIGLWVTPHRCLEIWKILGTTKNQIYKDMTVLKHLLCIVTFLAWRYFDPDKRDLNLGSKVTAVVKGLIEKDVRHMLNQYFGNSKYAMQDLCWKRSYVQPETMEAKNKFNVCFECALPLEDDYILCGVCKLVSFCSFDCMRVNIDRVSCHPCSDDLSKRYFPESKPLVVDILKP
- the LOC126977222 gene encoding ankyrin repeat and MYND domain-containing protein 1-like isoform X4, whose amino-acid sequence is MNNDVGLWRGAQLVRLAWSPVSPSVIPDFMATPLGRNFVEAMRTLLTASERLIGETNSAIDLLKKYGADPKMAVDKWNKLYPKNCTDHNSPLCPVEFFEFNYYNKIYKILETNTHLNSKNIQDIFENLETPETERYYAWNNSNEMINMFTHSFQHEYQRDSDEVDIYPILSGARHHFRRPGVDEINSRTLLLTSYLGYTSNVAELVNSNKACANVMDSQGNSPLMYATSGDQVNVIRFLVEAGANVDNFNDSCCTALGVALIRYMCAYKDISNNIILQTFLPPPEVPITPPQAVEWNINRELTSQNITGSLHKNSSKTKNISNRKIKSLISLKDKSPKKVDAPIKLLDETDSFDSVSEEMDIHDKALKEYTIIVNNLLIGPAPTNLAAYAFQVNDMIRDIENMEDEQKKNTDKLPKKTVSKAKDTAKPSKDNICTSKDIIDCVSLSSAERIRLDMLNKIKQTIFELLINGADPRLVRCPHSALFMAILSNSPDIITALVEHGADVNEVYRQSMNYSPLDIAISREFTHENFNVVKVLLECGADADRRVPYSDNSDLNGVIGVGPTLLHAVVARNLETDIEEEVRYQLVDLLLDNNCNPAAQFLGRSAIDFAMSKSIDILEVFIKGSKTNLNCIINDQNQNILVKMFCLQYFKSINGSQRLHTLTNLLLYGADPLLPCKSGDEAYANIFVFATKTLVELENSHGKGAPSTSAPASKSKKPDSKNDPTKAIALSDDKEDYKQAIDLVKECARLLHIRWIQGGLVKELVATINKFKHRHWNLILNEWKKKKCIGLWVTPHRCLEIWKILGTTKNQIYKDMTVLKHLLCIVTFLAWRYFDPDKRDLNLGSKVTAVVKGLIEKDVRHMLNQYFGNSKYAMQDLCWKRSYVQPETMEAKNKFNVCFECALPLEDDYILCGVCKLVSFCSFDCMRVNIDRVSCHPCSDDLSKRYFPESKPLVVDILKP
- the LOC126977222 gene encoding ankyrin repeat and MYND domain-containing protein 1-like isoform X3, producing the protein MGLFCNNIRFGPGVQSDAKMNNDVGLWRGAQLVRLAWSPVSPSVIPDFMATPLGRNFVEAMRTLLTASERLIGETNSAIDLLKKYGADPKMAVDKWNKLYPKNCTDHNSPLCPVEFFEFNYYNKIYKILETNTHLNSKNIQDIFENLETPETERYYAWNNSNEMINMFTHSFQHEYQRDSDEVDIYPILSGARHHFRRPGVDEINSRTLLLTSYLGYTSNVAELVNSNKACANVMDSQGNSPLMYATSGDQVNVIRFLVEAGANVDNFNDSCCTALGVALIRYMCAYKDISNNIILQTFLPPPEVPITPPQAVEWNINRELTSQNITGSLHKNSSKTKNISNRKIKSLISLKDKSPKKVDAPIKLLDETDSFDSVSEEMDIHDKALKEYTIIVNNLLIGPAPTNLAAYAFQVNDMIRDIENMEDEQKKNTDKLPKKTVSKAKDTAKPSKDNICTSKDIIDCVSLSSAERIRLDMLNKIKQTIFELLINGADPRLVRCPHSALFMAILSNSPDIITALVEHGADVNEVYRQSMNYSPLDIAISREFTHENFNVVKVLLECGADADRRVPYSDNSDLNGVIGVGPTLLHAVVARNLETDIEEEVRYQLVDLLLDNNCNPAAQFLGRSAIDFAMSKSIDILEVFIKGSKTNLNCIINDQNQNILVKMFCLQYFKSINGSQRLHTLTNLLLYGADPLLPCKSGDEAYANIFVFATKTLVELENSHGKGAPSTSAPASKSKKPDSKNDPTKAIALSDDKEDYKQAIDLVKECARLLHIRWIQGGLVKELVATINKFKHRHWNLILNEWKKKKCIGLWVTPHRCLEIWKILGTTKNQIYKDMTVLKHLLCIVTFLAWRYFDPDKRDLNLGSKVTAVVKGLIEKDVRHMLNQYFGNSKYAMQDLCWKRSYVQPETMEAKNKFNVCFECALPLEDDYILCGVCKLVSFCSFDCMRVNIDRVSCHPCSDDLSKRYFPESKPLVVDILKP
- the LOC126977222 gene encoding ankyrin repeat and MYND domain-containing protein 1-like isoform X5 yields the protein MTTVVKLRGVNRTNTKKSWPYDQYYTGERDAKYRKNGSGENNWSGAKSLETYRGCFTRNSMHGRGEYRWRIRGEAGVDHTYEGYFYNNTMHGYGLMSFPDGKTFRGLFCNNIRFGPGVQSDAKMNNDVGLWRGAQLVRLAWSPVSPSVIPDFMATPLGRNFVEAMRTLLTASERLIGETNSAIDLLKKYGADPKMAVDKWNKLYPKNCTDHNSPLCPVEFFEFNYYNKIYKILETNTHLNSKNIQDIFENLETPETERYYAWNNSNEMINMFTHSFQHEYQRDSDEVDIYPILSGARHHFRRPGVDEINSRTLLLTSYLGYTSNVAELVNSNKACANVMDSQGNSPLMYATSGDQVNVIRFLVEAGANVDNFNDSCCTALGVALIRYMCAYKDISNNIILQTFLPPPEVPITR
- the LOC126977222 gene encoding ankyrin repeat and MYND domain-containing protein 1-like isoform X6; the encoded protein is MTTVVKLRGVNRTNTKKSWPYDQYYTGERDAKYRKNGSGENNWSGAKSLETYRGCFTRNSMHGRGEYRWRIRGEAGVDHTYEGYFYNNTMHGYGLMSFPDGKTFRGLFCNNIRFGPGVQSDAKMNNDVGLWRGAQLVRLAWSPVSPSVIPDFMATPLGRNFVEAMRTLLTASERLIGETNSAIDLLKKYGADPKMAVDKWNKLYPKNCTDHNSPLCPVEFFEFNYYNKIYKILETNTHLNSKNIQDIFENLETPETERYYAWNNSNEMINMFTHSFQHEYQRDSDEVDIYPILSGARHHFRRPGVDEINSRTLLLTSYLGYTSNVAELVNSNKACANVMDSQGNSPLMYATRQAPM